A single region of the Photobacterium sanguinicancri genome encodes:
- a CDS encoding SDR family oxidoreductase gives MSQDKTSYVILGGTSGIGVAVATQFDNGENIIHVASRQTGLDISDEKSVHAYFESIGAFDHLIVTAGSAAPAGKVVDVKIPDAKAAFDIKFWGSINAAKHASRYIKPNGTITLTTGMLSRKVVANTYTKTAINAALEAVTKVLAKELSPIRVNAVSPGLTMTTAYQGLDEQSRESMYENARNNLPAGRVGTAEDVAHAYVMAITNPYMTGSIIDVDGGALIN, from the coding sequence ATGAGTCAGGATAAAACAAGCTATGTCATTTTAGGTGGCACATCAGGTATCGGCGTAGCGGTAGCAACACAATTTGATAATGGAGAAAACATCATCCATGTTGCAAGCCGCCAAACAGGCCTTGATATCAGTGATGAGAAATCTGTGCACGCTTACTTCGAATCCATTGGTGCTTTTGATCATCTCATCGTTACAGCAGGCTCTGCGGCACCAGCAGGTAAAGTGGTAGACGTAAAAATTCCAGACGCTAAAGCCGCTTTTGATATTAAGTTCTGGGGATCAATTAACGCTGCTAAACATGCTAGCCGTTATATCAAACCGAATGGCACGATTACGTTAACCACAGGAATGCTATCACGTAAAGTGGTTGCAAATACCTATACAAAAACAGCCATTAACGCCGCGCTAGAAGCCGTTACAAAAGTATTGGCTAAAGAACTCTCCCCTATTCGCGTTAATGCAGTTAGCCCCGGTTTAACAATGACAACCGCCTATCAAGGTCTGGATGAACAAAGCCGTGAGTCCATGTATGAAAACGCACGCAATAACCTTCCTGCTGGCCGTGTTGGCACTGCCGAAGATGTCGCTCATGCCTATGTTATGGCTATCACTAACCCCTATATGACAGGCTCTATCATCGATGTTGATGGCGGCGCATTAATTAACTGA
- a CDS encoding LysR family transcriptional regulator, translating into MDKFSDMNMFVSIVKRQGLAAAGRDLGLSPATMTARLQSLEERYGVKLLNRSTRHVGLTDAGELYYKACLDILDNVSEVENLIQNGMKEVKGALRVSAPKDIGKQYIMPILNEFVAQYPDVVPYLYLDDRISNIAESGRDIVIRYGELVDSSLISRRLSPSRRVLCASPEYLAKHGTPLKPEDLAAHDCLVMLRSNEELKTWHFQEQDKKVSITVSPKRFSDDGEIIRQWALEGAGIALKSVLDVQADINSQRLVTVLNGYMKNFNTSTMVSSADLNVVYISKQFQPKRIRLFLDYLFKRFPELIEKSGDVSN; encoded by the coding sequence GTGGATAAATTCTCTGATATGAACATGTTCGTGAGTATTGTGAAGCGTCAGGGGCTGGCAGCTGCTGGCCGTGACCTAGGACTTTCTCCCGCGACAATGACGGCAAGGCTTCAATCGTTAGAAGAAAGGTATGGTGTTAAGTTACTGAATCGAAGTACAAGACATGTTGGGTTAACCGATGCTGGTGAACTGTATTACAAAGCGTGTCTCGACATTTTGGATAATGTTAGCGAGGTAGAGAACCTTATCCAGAATGGTATGAAGGAAGTTAAAGGTGCGCTCCGAGTTTCTGCTCCTAAAGATATAGGCAAGCAATATATCATGCCTATTTTGAATGAGTTTGTAGCGCAGTATCCAGATGTTGTGCCTTATTTATACCTTGATGATCGTATTTCAAATATTGCGGAATCTGGTCGGGATATTGTTATTCGCTACGGTGAATTGGTTGATAGCAGCCTGATCTCACGCCGTTTATCGCCTAGCCGACGGGTTTTGTGTGCCTCACCTGAATACCTTGCTAAGCACGGTACACCCTTGAAGCCTGAAGATCTGGCAGCGCATGATTGTTTGGTGATGCTACGCAGTAATGAAGAGCTGAAAACCTGGCATTTTCAAGAACAAGACAAAAAAGTCTCGATAACGGTGTCGCCAAAGCGCTTTTCTGACGATGGTGAAATCATCAGGCAATGGGCACTAGAAGGGGCGGGAATTGCGCTTAAATCTGTACTGGATGTTCAAGCGGATATTAATAGCCAGCGTCTTGTGACCGTACTTAATGGTTACATGAAGAACTTCAATACTTCAACCATGGTCTCTAGTGCTGATTTGAACGTGGTGTATATCAGTAAGCAGTTTCAACCAAAGCGAATTAGACTATTTTTAGATTACTTGTTTAAGCGCTTTCCAGAGCTGATAGAGAAATCAGGCGATGTGAGTAACTAA
- a CDS encoding peptide-methionine (S)-S-oxide reductase: MEEMYFAGGCLWGVQEFMKHLPGVISTESGRANGTTNATQSDYDGYAECVRTQFNPQLVTITQLMDYFFEIIDPYSLNKQGDDVGEKYRTGVYSVNPSHLEQVKAYISARDDSDKIVVEVFALTNYVKSDDEHQDRLTRFPNDYCHIPFELLNKYKKK; this comes from the coding sequence ATGGAAGAAATGTATTTTGCGGGTGGGTGTCTCTGGGGCGTGCAAGAGTTTATGAAGCACCTGCCTGGCGTGATCTCGACAGAAAGTGGCCGTGCGAATGGAACCACAAACGCCACCCAAAGTGATTATGATGGCTACGCTGAATGTGTTCGCACTCAGTTTAACCCTCAGCTGGTGACGATTACGCAGTTGATGGATTATTTCTTTGAAATTATTGACCCTTATAGCTTAAATAAGCAGGGCGATGATGTTGGTGAAAAGTACCGAACGGGCGTGTACAGTGTTAACCCTTCACATCTTGAGCAAGTAAAGGCGTATATCTCTGCGAGAGATGATAGCGATAAAATTGTGGTTGAAGTATTTGCTCTGACTAACTACGTCAAAAGTGATGACGAGCACCAAGATAGGTTGACGCGCTTCCCTAATGATTATTGTCACATTCCTTTCGAGTTATTGAATAAATACAAGAAAAAATAA
- a CDS encoding ornithine cyclodeaminase family protein, whose amino-acid sequence MKIINKQAIEANLPDMSTLMAIIKQCYIDFSDKKYVVPPVGHMPLPNGELHIKYGISDVQKYAAIKIASGSYTNHEIGLPNSYGCIMVINANTGFPEYMLQDEGILTDHRTAAAGALMAQTMIGDNSARTFGIVGCGIQGYFQSVYTCHALGINQVLAYDIKPENIQSLTEQLAKHDIELVPCKSIKALCESCDVITTVTPATSGYIIYDWLKPNAHINAFGCDTEGKQELTENVLQNASLILADSLAQCSHHGELQYLYNDRSQQHIKRKSTEFGTFFKDQARFSTSGLTIADFTGIAPQDIAIANAVIKQ is encoded by the coding sequence ATGAAAATCATCAACAAACAAGCAATCGAAGCAAACTTACCTGACATGTCTACGCTGATGGCAATCATCAAACAGTGCTATATCGATTTCAGTGACAAAAAATATGTTGTCCCCCCTGTTGGCCATATGCCATTACCTAACGGTGAGCTGCACATTAAATATGGCATTAGTGACGTTCAAAAGTATGCAGCGATAAAAATAGCATCAGGCAGCTATACCAACCACGAAATAGGCTTACCTAACTCATACGGTTGCATCATGGTTATTAACGCGAATACGGGCTTTCCTGAATACATGCTACAAGATGAAGGCATACTCACCGACCACAGAACAGCAGCCGCTGGCGCCCTTATGGCTCAAACCATGATCGGTGATAATTCAGCGCGTACATTCGGCATTGTGGGGTGCGGTATTCAAGGGTATTTTCAAAGCGTTTACACCTGCCACGCTCTTGGAATTAATCAAGTGTTAGCCTATGACATCAAGCCAGAGAATATCCAGTCACTCACAGAGCAATTAGCCAAACATGACATTGAGCTTGTCCCTTGTAAGTCGATAAAAGCCTTGTGTGAATCTTGCGATGTGATAACAACCGTCACACCAGCCACTAGCGGCTATATCATATATGACTGGTTAAAACCGAATGCACATATTAACGCCTTTGGCTGTGATACCGAAGGTAAGCAAGAGCTTACTGAAAACGTGCTTCAGAATGCGAGCCTTATTTTGGCTGATAGCCTTGCGCAATGCTCACACCATGGTGAATTGCAGTACCTGTACAATGATAGAAGTCAGCAGCACATCAAGCGTAAAAGCACAGAGTTTGGCACCTTCTTTAAGGACCAAGCACGCTTTAGCACTTCAGGATTGACCATCGCTGATTTTACGGGGATCGCCCCGCAAGACATTGCCATCGCAAATGCCGTCATCAAACAATAA
- a CDS encoding threonine/serine dehydratase, producing the protein MKNNKNIIVEKTANLLENNFYTKEGVYKTPMLYSPALSNLCSGNVYIKCENLQTTGSFKIRGASSALLNLPQELKNTGVLTASSGNHGAGTAAAAKALGIPVTIYVPAKISSKKEKKISKLGATLIKVDGSADYAETVALADAKETGATYISPYNHEDIIAGQGTIGLEILAQTPSVDAVIASVGGGGLISGIGSNIKAHKPETQIIGAFPENAPVMKVCMEAQEIIEVPESDTLSDGTAGGIEEGSITLALCMDVIDSTETVTEYEIAEAMKLIKENHAMIIEGAAGVAVATLIKNKEAYKNKNVCVVLCGSNVTDETFNSAMAMVK; encoded by the coding sequence ATGAAGAATAATAAAAATATTATTGTAGAGAAGACTGCAAATTTATTGGAAAATAACTTCTATACAAAAGAAGGCGTATATAAAACGCCAATGCTTTACTCCCCAGCGTTATCAAATCTTTGCAGTGGTAATGTATATATAAAATGCGAAAACTTACAAACAACAGGTAGTTTCAAAATCAGAGGTGCATCAAGCGCCCTACTCAACTTGCCTCAAGAACTAAAAAACACTGGCGTATTAACAGCCAGCTCAGGTAACCATGGGGCTGGTACTGCAGCGGCGGCAAAAGCATTAGGGATACCTGTTACCATCTATGTTCCCGCTAAGATCAGTAGTAAAAAAGAGAAAAAAATAAGCAAACTTGGCGCAACCCTTATTAAGGTTGACGGCAGCGCTGATTATGCCGAAACCGTCGCATTAGCTGATGCTAAAGAAACTGGCGCAACCTACATTAGCCCTTATAACCATGAAGATATCATTGCTGGGCAGGGCACGATTGGCTTAGAAATTTTAGCGCAAACGCCAAGTGTAGACGCTGTTATCGCTAGTGTTGGCGGTGGTGGTCTCATCAGTGGTATTGGTTCTAACATCAAAGCGCATAAACCTGAAACTCAGATTATCGGCGCCTTTCCTGAAAATGCCCCAGTAATGAAAGTCTGTATGGAAGCACAGGAAATCATTGAAGTTCCTGAATCCGATACCTTATCTGATGGTACTGCGGGCGGAATCGAAGAAGGCAGTATCACGCTAGCACTCTGTATGGATGTTATTGATAGCACAGAAACTGTCACTGAATACGAAATAGCGGAAGCGATGAAGCTGATTAAAGAAAATCACGCCATGATCATTGAAGGCGCAGCAGGCGTAGCTGTCGCGACACTCATTAAAAATAAAGAAGCCTATAAAAATAAGAATGTATGTGTCGTACTTTGCGGCAGCAACGTGACCGACGAAACCTTTAACTCAGCAATGGCAATGGTGAAATAA
- a CDS encoding glycoside hydrolase family 1 protein — translation MTQFPNDFLWGGAIAANQVEGAYELHGKGLSTSDMLPSGILSPHQTREARTAGIKDVAIDFYNRYPEDISLFKEMGFNCLRLSIAWTRIFPNGDDQEPNEAGLAYYDRIFEELAKNDIQPFVTLSHYEMPYALVENYGGWADRKLIAFFERYVSTVFERYKEKVKLWLTFNEINMSLHAPFTGVGLQEDATEQAIYQAIHHQLVANAKAVSLCKRMIPDGKIGNMLLGAINYPYTCNPDDVIAAMHENNKWLFFGDVQTRGKYPGYMLRYFRENNITIAMEEGDLDTIAQASVDFISFSYYASGCASVDPKQKEVGNIIDSVPNPYLEKSQWGWLIDPKGLRILLNFLYDRYQKPLFVVENGLGARDEVNEDGEIHDDYRIQYLNDHLVQAREAIADGVELMGFTSWGPIDLVANSTAEMSKRYGFIYVERENDGSGSLLRKRKKSFHWYQEVIATQGRSLLDAR, via the coding sequence ATGACTCAATTTCCGAATGATTTTTTATGGGGTGGTGCAATTGCAGCTAACCAAGTTGAAGGTGCTTATGAGCTGCATGGTAAGGGGCTGTCAACGTCCGACATGCTGCCATCAGGTATTTTGAGTCCGCATCAAACTAGAGAAGCACGCACCGCAGGCATTAAGGATGTCGCGATTGATTTCTATAACCGTTACCCAGAGGACATTTCGCTGTTTAAAGAGATGGGCTTCAACTGCTTACGCTTGTCGATAGCGTGGACGCGTATTTTTCCTAATGGTGACGACCAAGAGCCGAATGAAGCGGGTCTTGCTTATTATGACCGCATTTTCGAAGAGCTAGCAAAGAACGATATTCAGCCGTTTGTGACCTTGTCACACTATGAGATGCCTTATGCACTTGTTGAGAACTATGGAGGCTGGGCTGATAGAAAGCTAATTGCGTTCTTTGAGCGTTACGTCAGCACTGTTTTTGAACGCTATAAAGAGAAAGTAAAGCTGTGGCTGACTTTTAATGAAATTAACATGTCGCTTCATGCGCCATTTACTGGTGTAGGCCTGCAGGAAGATGCGACAGAGCAGGCGATTTATCAAGCCATTCACCACCAATTGGTTGCCAATGCTAAAGCGGTAAGCCTATGTAAGCGTATGATTCCAGATGGCAAGATTGGCAATATGCTATTGGGTGCGATTAATTACCCGTACACCTGTAACCCTGATGATGTGATTGCAGCCATGCATGAAAATAACAAATGGCTGTTCTTTGGTGATGTGCAAACACGCGGTAAATACCCTGGTTACATGTTGCGTTATTTCCGCGAGAATAATATCACTATCGCAATGGAAGAAGGTGACTTAGATACTATTGCCCAGGCCTCGGTCGATTTTATCTCATTTAGCTATTACGCCAGTGGCTGCGCAAGTGTTGATCCTAAACAAAAAGAAGTCGGGAACATTATAGATAGCGTACCAAACCCATATTTAGAGAAAAGCCAATGGGGTTGGCTCATTGATCCTAAAGGTCTGCGGATTTTGCTGAACTTCCTCTACGATCGGTACCAAAAACCGCTGTTTGTGGTAGAGAATGGTTTGGGTGCGCGTGATGAGGTAAATGAAGACGGTGAGATACACGATGATTACCGCATTCAATACCTCAATGATCACCTTGTACAAGCAAGAGAAGCCATTGCCGATGGGGTTGAATTAATGGGTTTCACTAGCTGGGGACCGATTGATCTGGTTGCAAACTCAACGGCAGAAATGAGTAAACGTTATGGGTTTATTTATGTTGAACGAGAAA